The stretch of DNA TCAGGGTCAAAAAAGAAGTCCATGAAAAATCCCCATTTTAATACTTATGGTCTGTTAATGATAACGTCGAGATACTTTCTACCCCAACCCTTGGCTTCTTTTTCATCAGGGAAAAAGATGTCAATATGATCTCCTTTAATGGCGCTTCCTATGTCATGGACTTCTCCCCACCCATAACCGGGGACATACATTTTCGTTCCATAAGGATATCTCTTTATGTCTGCTGCAATTGTCCCCTTTTTTGCCTTGGATCCGTCGGAGGTGATACCGACTTTTTTCCTCTCTCCCTCGTGTGGTCCGTAAGCGTAAACCGGCGGCATCAGGCAGCACCCGTATTTATATTTCCAACCCGTTGATTTTTTCCCCGCATCGTAGGCGGTAACGAGCATCTTCCGCTTTTCCGTCGCCCGATCTCTGTCGCGGGGAACAGTAGCGCATCCATGAGTCATCAGGACGCTGATAATGACAAGGGTCGGAAGAATAAAACTATCTTTTTTTATACGGACCATTGTGGTTTATTGATAAGGATGTGGTATTTGCGAGACAACCTATCATAGTGGTCATATATATTTCAAGACATTCATATATCCGGGACTTTCATGATCTTTGATAGTACCTTTTTTGCATTTACATCAACGGGTTTTCATGTTAAAGGCGCATCAGTATATAATAGAGTTCAAAAAAGCGAATAACGGGAAGGAATAAGGAGAACATAAAAATATTGACAAAGCGGGAGAGCTATGTTAGCTCGCTCCAGGCATTATTGCTTGGATTTTTTGGGGTTAATTAGTTGTCATTTATTTATACATAACACAGTAACAAATTGTGTGAAGATAATCTCTGCTGCACTG from Deltaproteobacteria bacterium encodes:
- a CDS encoding 3D domain-containing protein encodes the protein MVRIKKDSFILPTLVIISVLMTHGCATVPRDRDRATEKRKMLVTAYDAGKKSTGWKYKYGCCLMPPVYAYGPHEGERKKVGITSDGSKAKKGTIAADIKRYPYGTKMYVPGYGWGEVHDIGSAIKGDHIDIFFPDEKEAKGWGRKYLDVIINRP